In Zea mays cultivar B73 chromosome 7, Zm-B73-REFERENCE-NAM-5.0, whole genome shotgun sequence, the following proteins share a genomic window:
- the LOC100193798 gene encoding Anthocyanidin 5,3-O-glucosyltransferase: MEKTVVLYPGLSVSHFVPMMQLADMFLEEGYAVAVALIDLTLDQDAALADAVDRVASAKPSVAFHRLLRIQNPPTVTDDGEPFLWYFQILKRYNDRLREFLCSLPPRSVHAVIVDALSVDALDVTKELGLPAYTFCAANASALAVFLQLPWIRAEGQPSFKELGDAPVNFSGVPPIPASHLVRQMLDPESEIYTAMMNAMRRGAEDPDGILVNTFASLEARAVGALRDPQLVPPSSGRARRTPPVYCVGPLVAGAGAEAKEKHECLAWLDGQPERSVVLLCFGSIGAATHSEEQLREVAVGLQRSGHRFLWVVRAPLRGDTERLFDPRADTDLDALLPDGFLEATRDRGLVVKHWAPQVEVLNHRATGAFVTHCGWNSVLEGITAGVPMLCWPMYAEQKMNKLFMVEEAMVGVEMVGWQQGLVSAEEVEAKVRLVLEESEEGNQLRTRVAAHRNAATMARRGGGSSRAAFGQFLSDAAKLARE; encoded by the coding sequence ATGGAGAAGACGGTCGTTCTGTACCCCGGCCTATCCGTCAGCCATTTCGTCCCGATGATGCAGCTCGCCGACATGTTCCTAGAGGAGGGTTACGCTGTTGCGGTCGCGCTCATCGACCTCACCTTGGACCAAGACGCCGCCTTGGCAGACGCCGTCGACCGCGTCGCCTCCGCCAAGCCGTCCGTCGCCTTCCACAGGCTCCTTCGGATCCAGAATCCTCCCACTGTCACAGACGACGGGGAGCCGTTCCTCTGGTACTTCCAGATACTGAAACGCTACAACGACCGCCTCCGTGAGTTCCTCTGCTCCCTGCCTCCCCGAAGCGTCCACGCGGTGATCGTGGACGCGCTTTCCGTCGACGCGCTCGACGTCACCAAGGAGCTTGGGCTCCCGGCCTACACCTTCTGCGCCGCCAACGCCTCCGCGCTCGCCGTGTTCCTCCAGCTTCCTTGGATCCGCGCGGAAGGCCAACCAAGCTTCAAGGAGCTCGGAGACGCCCCCGTCAACTTCTCCGGCGTGCCTCCCATTCCGGCGTCACACCTCGTGCGCCAGATGCTGGACCCGGAGAGCGAGATATACACCGCGATGATGAACGCGATGCGAAGGGGAGCGGAGGACCCCGACGGCATCTTGGTGAACACGTTCGCGTCGCTGGAAGCTCGGGCGGTGGGAGCTCTCCGGGACCCACAGCTGGTTCCTCCTAGCAGCGGCAGAGCACGCAGGACGCCTCCGGTGTACTGCGTCGGGCCACTGGTCGCCGGTGCCGGCGCAGAGGCAAAAGAGAAGCACGAATGCCTGGCGTGGCTCGACGGGCAACCAGAGCGCAGCGTGGTGTTGCTCTGCTTCGGGAGCATAGGCGCGGCCACCCACTCGGAAGAGCAGCTCAGGGAGGTTGCCGTCGGCCTGCAGAGATCCGGCCACCGTTTCCTGTGGGTGGTGCGAGCCCCGCTGCGCGGTGACACCGAGAGGCTGTTCGATCCCCGTGCGGACACCGACCTCGACGCCCTTCTGCCGGACGGGTTCCTCGAGGCCACAAGAGACCGCGGCCTGGTCGTCAAGCACTGGGCGCCGCAGGTGGAAGTGCTCAACCATAGGGCGACAGGCGCGTTCGTGACGCACTGTGGGTGGAACTCGGTGCTGGAAGGTatcacggctggcgtgccgatgcttTGCTGGCCGATGTACGCGGAGCAGAAAATGAACAAGCTGTTCATGGTGGAGGAAGCCATGGTCGGCGTGGAAATGGTTGGATGGCAGCAGGGGCTGGTCAGTGCTGAGGAGGTGGAGGCCAAGGTAAGGTTGGTGTTGGAGGAGTCCGAGGAAGGCAACCAGCTCAGGACGCGGGTGGCCGCGCATAGGAATGCCGCGACCATGGCCCGGAGGGGCGGCGGCTCATCGCGCGCTGCGTTTGGCCAGTTCTTGTCGGACGCCGCCAAACTCGCACGGGAGTAG